The stretch of DNA TAGCAGAAAATTTATTGCTGATAATAAATGTAgttaacaataatataatttaggtaattaatttttttattaaatggaCGGGCCGTTAAATAATTACCTAGATGGGCTTTGGATATTGAACATGTAGATGTGTTCGTCTGGAGGAAAAAGATCCAATGGtgtgaagagaaaaaaaaggattGGGCATATGGGTAAACGTAATGCATGCCTAATTAACTTTTATGTTTGAGTCCAGTGTTAGAAATAGTCTAGTTTTTCTGTATGTcgtattttttatgttttaaaatgtCTAAATTGGTGCAAAGGGTTATTTTTTgcattttaactttatttttaacaaaagatAAAGTAATCTtacagttagttagttaattgtgtattttaattaagaagggttaaaaaatgttaaatataaaCGGTatcctaaaattaaaatagtcgaatgagttttaaaataataaatcatcaAAAAAGTCGTTTCCAATATTATacataattaagaaaaatacaatttagTATTTGTGGACATCTataaacaataatattaaaataaatatttaatatcttaataatatattaagggagagaataaaataatgaataatttttgtAATCATATTATAGCAGTTGACTTTTTCATACATTAAATTAATCATTTGAGATTTATTTGATATATGTTATAACAATATATGTAATTAAACTaaattgtttatatatttttttttttggtttcccaCGGTATCCCCCAACCTGGCAGGCCAAGGACTAATCCGCCAcggtactgagctccatttaagggtttgccgctggccaatgggttgtattttaaaaattcatattatatTGTATAGGACAAGTCACAAGTGGCGGAGGGTGTGGGTGAAGCTGACGGGTTGggtcctcttttttttttgggtataaTATTTTCCCCaaatttatacaaattttttaaccaaactGAGGCCCAAGCGTTAAAAACCAAAAACCAATTACATTACATTATATTAATCTACAATTAATTAGCTTATTATTActtctaatttatttgattagaaatttatttgactGCAATACATGCAGACGCACTAAATATTTCAATGGAACACGTGTTTCACCACATTGagacaaacaaaaacaacaccTACTAAAGAATCTTTCTTTTAGCATAGTAGCATCTcccaataatttttaaaacatccCTTATCAATTGCTAAGTTTAAAActtatataaaaaacaaaaataatataaaatattagtgTTATTAATAATATGTTATGATAATTAGATTTAAGCATCATGCAAATacaaatttattattctattatatattactaattttataattaaagtgTGTTAtagatcatttttttattataattaaaattattttttttctaaaactaacagttctcttattttctttctttctttctctatttctctcattttttcattttctctatctcttttttatatcattatcaattattaattacaaATATAACAATACGCGACCTCGCAGAGATCGCAGAAGCTTGGCTACTTGAACCCATCAACTTCCCAACAAGATCGAAGATGGGGTTGCAATTTAGGGTTTTAAGCTTATTTTCGGGggatttatttgggtcattttAACCTTTGCCACATCATGTATCCATCATCGTTCTATTATGGCAATTTGAAACTTAGGTGACAACACAGCTTGGTAACTTAACGTGTCACATCAGCACTCCTTTAACAGAGATCACTGCAGAGGCAAACGTGAGTCATGATTCAATATTTGGGGTCTCAATTGGGTAACTTAGTATTTCGGAATTGAAATTGAGATCGACGTGACATTTCAGGGGCCAAAATGAGTTTTAActcatatatatagaaaaaaatattatttttaaataaaaaatataaaaattaataatttttatttatttatgcaaTAGACTTAACAcctaacaaatataaaaatatatcaataaaatttttcaggTTTTAGataactaatattaaaattaattattaataaaaaattaaactatttcacataaaaataataataaaataacttatgattcaatttttttatttatgaagaCCTTGATTTTTTTAGCGACATAGACTTTTATTCtctagaaaatttttttaaaatagtttaattttataaatttttttgtgtcataattaataatatcagaataaaatcaatataattttaaaaaatttatatttcaataataatattacgACACTAGTTCATAAACTGAATTTATTTACAAAGAACTTTACTCCGATTACTCTTCAATGTGATAAATATTTTCACGTTGAGAATCATTACTATTACCATCACGTTAATGGCTATCAGATCAGAGTATGTAGCTTTCTAAATaaacaacaaaatttggttGTTGCTTTCACGTACACAACTAATcgattaattttagaaaattcatCTTGTTTTGGTGAATTTAATCGATTGAATAACACAACTAATCGATTAAATTATGAGatctcaaattattttcaagcatTCAATTAATTGGATAGTAGAAATAATCGAttgaattacaaaaattaactttttattcATCGTTTAATTGATTGGGTCATatgaccaatcgattgatttatGCGAAAACCATGCTGCCTTGCatttttcaatcgattgttttgtgatacaatgtaatccactcaattgagttataattcaatcgattgttttgataatccaatcgattggatttcAAGGAAACAGATTTCGCGACTTTGAACGAACGTCACGGatcaaatataaacttttaatccATTGGAATGGCCAAAAGCTTTATTATGATCAATGGaagatctaattcgttattgtttttgtttttaattgttgttaataaacataatagataattgataaaataataatttataaaataaaaaataatttttataattaaataaaatatatggagttaatttgtaattaacattagttaaagGACTATGTCGccattgttaaaaaaaaaaaacttaaaaaacatgttttgttaTAAGACTATTTAATAGTCTAAACATTCTGGACTATGGAATCCCTTGCCAACTAATAATatattacaaaatataaaagatgctAAAATATCTGCATACTTAACATACATCATACATATATCACACTTTTGGCCTAACATCATATAGTTTTCTgctacatatatttttaaagaataattatccaaatcaatctttaaaaattttaaaagcggATATTTTAGTtctcaagaaaaattaatatacaaattaattcttaaaattttacttCGACAGATAAATCAGTCTCCAATTTATTTTTCGATCGAGTAATTACCCAAATTAGTCCCCAAGAATTTTAAAAACGGACATTttaatttccaaaaaaaattaatacacagatcaGTCCCCAACGTTTTCCTCTATTAGACATAACAGTCTTCggtccaaaaaaataaaataaaataattattattattattaattgcataataatattgtaccataattttttgtattttttgaacaaaaataataaaaaatttattcattagatttttatgtatgtatttctattatatatatatagtcattaaataataataataataacaagggTTAATTTCACTTGTCCCTCCGTTAAATGTTACACCATGTGCACCGTACCATGAACTATAAAGATGTCCAAACCAATCCCAAAACTTCCCTAATGTGCATTTTAAACCAAAACATCGTtcactaaataataataatattaacattaatattaatatactcTTTTTTGTTAGAAATAAGTAAGGTGAATAATAAGGATTtgatatctaaattaaaatactttcttatacaaatatgatttttaaaataggacatcttttaattatattaaatacaaaaatatcaaatagtttcaactttaaatttcttgtagaataatctctaataattttattaaatattattattattattatttagtgactatatatatattataaatacatacataaaaatttaatgaataaatttattattacttttatccaaaaaatacaaaaaattatggtacaatattattatgcaattaataataataataataataattttattttatttttttggacgGATAACTGTTATATCTAACGAAAAAACATTGAGAattgatttatatattaattttttttttgggactaAAATATCCgattttaaaatctttggaGACTGATATGAGTAATTATTCTGTCGAAAAATGAACTATAGTCTGATTTGTTTGTGGGAATAAAACCTTAAAGATTgatttatgtattaatttttcttggtgACTAAAATGTccgcttttaaaatttttgagacTGATTTGAATAATtactcatttttaaatttattacgCAATTTATTCTTATTGCCAACATACAACAAGATGACCGCACACAAGTAGATAGTGATAGCATTATTTCCCATAACATGGTAGCACCCAAGCTTTTAACTTAGATGGTTATTATAGAATTGTACTTAAATTAAAGCAGGGCCAGGGTGTCTTTAGGTAGTGTTTGTATCGGATTGTATCAAATACAAAAAGAAAGACATCTATTTAAAAGACATTCTCTCAGTCTCTGTTCCGTTGTCTCCATATTTGCATTCCAGAACACAATCCAAACAGAGCCTAAGGATGAACAACGGCTCTCATCGTCTTCTTGGAAACACCAGCGTTATCGGAATCCAGGGggaagaaaaaggggtaaagcTCATATCTAACATAACAAGAACTATATAGCACTCTACAGCCTTTACGATTGTCGCAAAACGTGGGAAAGTTGCTCACCGAAATAGCCAAACACTGGGCACAGGATATCTCAGACAAGTCCCTTGTGCATTGCACCAACGCATAAAGCGTTACAAATGGGGACAGTTTGGTCTTTCCCTTCCCCAGCCCTTCCTGTTTTGGCACAACAGCCTGTGCTCTAATATCATCCATCAGGGATCCAAGTTTGCTGTTGAAAGTTTTGGGATCTGTTACGTTCTCCACGTTGTAATAGAATATGCCAAATGAAGTGTCCACTTCGCTGGCGAAAGTCTTGTTGTTGTACCTCAGGAAGCAGAAGTCGTACCAGATTCTTGCGTCGGCTTGGTTCGGACACCGTTGCCGGATTTGTTTGGCTGCATCTTCAATGCAAATGGAACAGTCTTGGGTGCTAACATCTCCCCTGCATTGAGCCAGGCCATAAACTTGGTCTTTCTCTTTACCTATGTTCACAAACATAAACACAAATACGAATCATCTATATTACGTCTATACCAAATCAACTATGCTAGctatatactaaaatcagtcaccaaATCAGTTATCGATcatacatattaaaatagaaaatacacaataaaaaacaatatatatattataatagttGATTtagtaacaaatttttaatgtgcacgcaatattatttaaaaaaaatggtagGAAACTAtaagaatttattgttttattaaagctttatgaaaaaattagtataatataaataaaaaatagaatttattattttcatttttttacaaaatattaaaaatggaaaatataaattaaaaacaaacagAACTTTGCTTACTTACTAGGGAGCAGTATATAGCTGACGATGCATATGCATATGTTATTGTGCATGAGTAAAAATAATGAAGCAGTTGGGTTTCACAAGTATTTACCAAATGTGGTAGCAAGAAAACCAGTGGAGGGAGTCTTGAGGACTAATTCGGATAATAAGTTGTTGATATTAGATGATACTTTCCCTCCAATGCTTATGTTAGTCTCTTTATTGCAGAATTCCCCTAAGGGATCTTGAGATTCTGCATCTGAAAAAGTAATGCACAGGAATAGTAAGAAAATGGTTTTGCATAATAGGAGATACATGATTTATTTTTCTCCGGTCTTCTGGGTTTTCATGGACTTCCTATTATGAAGGAGAAAATTATAATGGGAAATGGTTGAATATGTGGAATCCATTTAGCAGGCAATTTTGACTTGTAATTTGTAAACTTGCCCCAATCATGAGTACAGGAGGCGTGGTCGTTTCATTGACTTTTTGTTGTCCAATTAAAATATACacaatagttaaaaaaaatatttctaaaattaaaataatattttttaattatttaacaatattttttaacaaaaaatattgttaaaaaatattatttaaataaaaaatatatgaattttgttcTTGCTGAGTTTAGCCGGTGTATAGCTCGTCCGTCGATGAATGTCTTCAACCTTCTCGTCGGGATGAGTTATACGTTGGCAAGGAGAGAACAAGGGAgtgggtacctgcaaaagacactccgacactcaagtcagtaagtgtttaagaggtatataataattctatgaatatagaatgtaagacatGAAATGAAAGTTATCATgtgttatgttgtgtttataataattctatgtATATAGAATGTATTCTTGAGATTAGATATAGAAGGTTCTTTTTATAGACATAAAATTGATGTTATGACCGTTTGGTCATTAAAATAGAAATGATGGTCATTAAGTCGGTAATGAATGTGTCAGTTACAAACAAAAGAATGAATGATAGTtaacgccgagttataactcataatgCATAATAAAGACTGAATTATAAGGTGACggatcaaatttaattttatataataactatcataaataatataagcATACTATAATTAGAATACACgtcttttaatatatatctatTTTAGTATCATAGTTTCTAAGTGTGATCTAAAGTTGTATCTTCAAAAAACAGTGTGATTAGATAAAATTTCACTACTGGAAAATAAACTCCTTATTTTTGTCCTTTACCACGAGAATTATATAGGCCCCTTCGAAATAAGCCTTAAACACATTCTAGATCTTATAATAACCGATCCATCCCCTCAGTGTAAAATTAATATGTTTTtaagaattataatttttaaatattataaaacttgtttgtttaatattaaaaaaggaaagattatttttaatatcttaaaaattcaaatgaattacatatatactaaaaattaactatcaaatcaatcactaatataaaatatatattaaaatacaaaatatacattaaaaataaattgatatatatttatatataaatatatgatggttaatttaataattaatttttaatgtgcaTAAAAGAACATCTATGAACATATTTGATGATTTATAATGCATAATTGTAGAAGTATGATGTAAAATTTCCAAAATactctattattatatattgattagTGCATTAGACACAACATTATTCTTACaacttaattttaattcttttattctGGAGAATATTAAATActcactatttttttaaaaaaataatatttatgaaaatataatttgtttTGTGAATAAGTTTATTCTAAAAGTCCaattttaaatgtaaaagtatattcATATACTATTTCTAGGAAGAAAACTGAAATGACTTTAAACAAACATTACCTAGAAGCTTAATATATCCATAACTCAACTCACtctctttaaataaaaatattagatgttcatatatttgttattagtattgcctttaaatttaaacaaacactatttaattctttattttttttttgctaaaaatATAATGCCCTAAAGTTTTTTGGTGGCCAATTTTAgtgtgtataaaatatttttaaattcatagTCATTGTTTAATGATGAGTGCCCAgccacaaaaatatttaaatgacCAGAACGCTACAAGAAGAACAAATAGAACGTTTTCCTTTAAGGGAGAAAACAATCATGAATTACCTAATTTAAACTTAGTACCAATCCACTATACTACAAATAATTCATAATCTAATGACTACCTCCGTTTACTTCAAATAAATAATACCAATCAACGGAATTTGTAGTTCGCGTGCTTTATATTGTGGATTTGCTCCATGTTTCTCGTTTGGCGCAAGTAGTGGAGCTTGTGTTTTTGTCTATGATACAGGTACAGATATCGGTATGGATACAGAATacgatataatataaaatatatcgacacgcaaattttaaaattttataagatacGGAATacgtatacatataaaatataaagtttttttaaataaattgtaatgatattttgatattttattgatattaaaatataaattaacttttttaattatttttaatatcttattttaattatatcaagtatttaaaatattttttattttaataaataataatatataatatatctaaatttattttaaaaatatatgttaaggaTAAGACTGGACATACTGATACGTGATGATATTTAGATGTGTCCAAATATTTttagcaaaattttttttattttttattaagatacaaTTAAATACAGCAAACATGCGTATCGAACGAATGTCGATGAGTGTCGTGTCCAAAATATATCCGATACACAGACACGACAATTCAACGAAATATCCATACTTCATAGATTTTTGTTACTGGAAAAAGATTTCATCATCTCAAGAATAATTTGGGACCATAAATAATCTAGAGAGGTTGGCGTAAGATCAGATTGCATTGATGTATGTGGTGAATaatagaatagaaaagaagCAATATGCACGGATGACAAAGAGAGCATATGACTAGGACCAACGAAAAAATAGTACCCAATAATCATTTTGAGTTTTGCTATTTTAATaactttaaatatatttatcatcATGATTCTAAAAATCAGATCGAACCTGTGGATTGACcataaattaagattttttatggttcaatttttcacataaaaatactaatttaaaaacCGAACATGAGCCATTGAATCGGTTGAAAATTAACCAATTCACACGAAACAATGTCTTTcgcttaaaaaaaataatgatgcgTGTGCCTACCTTATGCTTCCATAACTTTTCCAAATTCCTTCCGTCCTTCCTTCTGAGTTCAAAAAGCTCAGCTTAACcgaagaaaaagtgaaaactcTCTACCATCGAACAGAGTGAGCCATTGTCATCGTCCGTTGCAGTATGGGGTTTCTCTCTTTGTCCTATGGGTATTCTCTAAGTTCAACCTGTAACACTCTACTATACATagccttatgcttaagtcataaaacagaggtggcgaggtattacaatttctaaaaataaaatttagtatatatagtagtgtgaaaaatgtttataactaggagcctttgaaaaaaaggggtaaaacaaaatcattAAATTGAAAAGTGCAACACTCCGATTGATAACTGGTTTACagaattgtgattcacacttttcacaactccgatacaactaaccagtaagtgcactaggtcatccaaataataccttacgtgagtaagggttgatcccacggagattgccggcttgaagcaaactatggttatcctgtaactcttagttaggagattagtgataaaaatgattttgtttatgaaaagtaaataacataaaatgaatgatacttgtggtttaataatgaggaacatgttgaggttccggagatgctctgtcgtctgaacctctgctttcttactgtcttcttctccaaacacgcatGACTCCTTCTAtagcaagctatatgttggtggatcaccgttgtcaatagctaccatccgtcctctcagtgaaaatgatccaGGTACGGTtttcgcacggctaatcatctaccAGTTCTCACTTGTGCCGGAATAGGATCtttctatccttttgcacactgtcactgcacccaacattcgtgagtttgatgctcatcacagtcatcccatcccagatcctactcggaataccacagataaggtttagactttccggatctcaggaatgctgcctctaccacgaaggttctgatcTCACGAGTTTAAATACTCATTTGTCAGGAGATGCAAGTCAAACTCgtggattagaaacccaagagatacgcactcaagctgtcgcccaatgactacgttgagctcagatagaatggaagtggttgtcaggcacgcgtttataaatttgagaatgataatgagtgtcacagatcattaCATTCTTcacattgaagtacgagtgagtatcttagaacagaagcaagcgtgattgaatagaaaacaatagtaattgcattaatccattgaaacacagcagagcttctcacccccacctatggagtttagagaatcatgttgtagaagatacaataagagatgtaaaatgtcataagtTCCAAAATGAATATCTAAacgtagtttttatactaaattagtaacctatgtttatagaaaatgagtaactaagtgcaaatagtgcagaaatccacgtccggggtccacttggtgagtaTTTGGGCTAaactttgaagctttcacgtgcataggccattcttggagttaaatgcaagcttgggtgccagtttgggcgtttaactccggttttggtgccagttctggcattttacgccagaaaaaagggtatctggctggcgtttaacaccagtgtGGGCCATCATATCTTGGAataagtatggactattatctatttctggaaagcccaagatgtctactttataacgcaattgagagcgcgctaattgggcctctgtagctccagaaaatctactttgagtgcaggagggtcagaatccaacagcatctgcaatcctttctcagcctctgaatcagatttttgctcaggtccctcaatttcagccagaaaatacctgaaattatagaaaaacaaacaaactcatagtaaagtccggaaatgtgatttttgcataaaaattaataaaaatataataaaaagtgaataaaacatgctaaaaactatatgaaaatactaccaaaaagcgtataaaatatctgctcatcataataccaaacttaaactgttgcttgtccccaagcaactagacaaataaaataggataaaaagaagattatGGTGCAATAAAATCTCAGAGTCTTTaatgaagctcaaattcaacttagatgagcggggcttatagctttttgcttctgaataattttggcatctcactttatcctttgaaactcagaatgattggcttctttcaGAACTCAGCATGCAGATGAGGTTATTGATTTTTCTAGTTTAACTttgattgattcttgaacacagcttctttgagtcttggctgtgaccctaagcattttgttttccaatattaccaccagatacataaatgccatagacacatacctgggtgaaccttttcagattgtgactcagctttgctagagtccccagttagaggtgcccaaagttcttaagcacactcttttgctttggatcacgactttaacgaCTCAgtccaagcttttcacttggaccttcatgacacaagcacatggtcagggacatcttgatttagctgcttaggccaggattttatttcttttggccccctatccattgatgctcaaagccttggatccattTCACCCTTGCTTTTttgtttaaagggttactgttttttttttctttgaatactgttttttcttgcttcaagaatcaattttatgatatttcagattatcaataacatctTTCTGTTtacctcattctttcaagagccaaacattacttaaattttagtatataaagaaaatatgcactatttatgCATTCATTCATAGAGCTAAAGTgatgccaccacatataaataatttggatttttcttattatatacTCGAAATGTTTACATCATTgctcttctaaaaaaaatctactattttagtCATGTTTAGTGATGATAAGAAGAATAATTAtagccaaaataaaaataaagtactaCTCATgcaattcaaattttattaaattaacagaaaattaaaatggaaaTTTAAATGCTACTAATACTtgtggaataataataataaaaataaacgacTCTAATACTAATGCTCATGTAGCTCTCAAAATAGGTctctaataataaaagttatcacagagttaggactcaacaacctttattttgagagAGAGGCGCTCCTTCAATGTGTGGGACGGCTAGCTCTTCAAAGGACAGTTTTTGGCGCTTTAGCTCCTGTATCTCACACCCTTGCTTCTCCTATTCTTTGAGCAATTTGCGGAGCATGCTGTTTTGATTCTGCTGCTCTTCTTTgagttgatccatagcttcttgcagcttggtgacagatgcttctaagCGGGCCCAATAGTCAAATTGAAGAATTTCTGGGAGGAGCTcatgcgccctcctcttgatggggttgTCTTGAACTTGAGGTCCATCCATTACCTTTTTGGTTATTGGCGTTCAACTGGGATGTACTCAACCACACCTATCTGTACCCCTGCATCTTTACATAACAGActaatcaagcttgggtaagccaatttggtcTTAGTGGATTCcttgtttgcaattatgtaaatTTCACAAGGAATCAcctgatgaacctccacttcttttcctagtataatacaatgaatcatcactgctcttttgacAGTGACTTTAGAGTGGTTACTGGTGGAAAGTATAGAACGCTCAATAAAATCCAGCCAACCCCtagcaattggtttgagatctcctctcttcagttggtttgggacaccttttgaattggttatccacttggttccagggaggcatatgtcctctagaacttgatctaGTTTTTTGTCTTTAGCCATTCTTCTATTAAAGGATtttggatcatcttgtagttgaggaaGTTTGAGGACTTCTCTCACTTAGTCAAGTTGGAAGTAAATAaccttccctctgaccatagttCGAAAGGAGTATAAAACAGTTCCCTATATTCTTTGCTTATCTGTCATCCAcagatttgcatagaattcaTGAATCATCTTTCTTCCAACATGTATCTCAGGATTAGCCAGGATTTTCCAGcccctgtttcgaatttgctcttggatctccgggtATTCGTCTTTTTTCAGATTGAacttaacttccgggatcactgatcttctGCACACAATTTTGAAGTAATgatctgcatgttctttggtgcaGAACCTCTCATGTATCCAAGGTAGTTTTGGattgttttctttcttgcctcttgaagtgggttgttttcctttaggggccatgaatTTAGTCTGTTTTAGATCAGTAATCACggaaaatcacaccaaacttagaggttttgcttgtcctcaagcaaaagaaaagaaagaagaggaatagagggagagaaGGATTCAAATAATGTGTCAAGGATGTTGGCTGAATGTATTTTTAAAGGGTGGGGGATGGGTTTcgaatttttagaaaaagataagatagaaagatatgattgataaaagataaacatgatatgaaaaagataagatttcaaaattttaaaaacatgaaaaagataaggggaagttaaatctgaatttttgttaatgcatataagaaataaaagatgATATGGataaatgaaaaggatttggaaagaaattggaaagaaaaatgagttttaaaaatgtt from Arachis duranensis cultivar V14167 chromosome 4, aradu.V14167.gnm2.J7QH, whole genome shotgun sequence encodes:
- the LOC107484585 gene encoding cysteine-rich repeat secretory protein 55 — protein: MYLLLCKTIFLLFLCITFSDAESQDPLGEFCNKETNISIGGKVSSNINNLLSELVLKTPSTGFLATTFGKEKDQVYGLAQCRGDVSTQDCSICIEDAAKQIRQRCPNQADARIWYDFCFLRYNNKTFASEVDTSFGIFYYNVENVTDPKTFNSKLGSLMDDIRAQAVVPKQEGLGKGKTKLSPFVTLYALVQCTRDLSEISCAQCLAISVSNFPTFCDNRKGCRVLYSSCYVRYELYPFFFPLDSDNAGVSKKTMRAVVHP